From a region of the Pirellulales bacterium genome:
- a CDS encoding PEP-CTERM sorting domain-containing protein, translating into MKIHRTAVFQLMILAAVMASAAPARAVLLSDLMTPGQTVQVGDLLFSNFSYLQTNDMPNATGINVTPFTSLSGNNGLMFQGAFQDFFGPGGSDALIGYQVADISVGAAISSAALAGIPTVIDGTGVMSVTQSFLPTDASDILNIYSVAPGSTQTNSSVVFSSPLPSLTVQDSVLAYAVTGTPGLSFFTSTFATTSVPIPEPSTVTLLGIGLAVIGWRRWRRK; encoded by the coding sequence ATGAAGATCCACCGCACCGCAGTTTTCCAACTTATGATCTTGGCGGCCGTCATGGCCAGCGCCGCGCCCGCGCGGGCCGTGCTCTTGTCCGATCTCATGACTCCGGGCCAGACGGTTCAGGTTGGCGATTTGCTCTTCAGCAACTTCAGCTACCTACAAACAAATGACATGCCGAATGCGACGGGGATTAATGTCACGCCCTTCACGTCGCTGAGCGGCAACAATGGGCTGATGTTCCAAGGTGCGTTTCAAGACTTCTTCGGCCCCGGCGGATCCGACGCGCTGATTGGCTATCAGGTCGCCGACATCTCTGTGGGCGCAGCAATTTCCAGCGCCGCCCTCGCCGGCATCCCCACAGTGATCGACGGTACCGGAGTTATGAGCGTTACCCAAAGTTTTTTGCCAACTGACGCGAGTGACATCCTAAACATCTACAGCGTCGCGCCCGGATCGACTCAGACTAATAGCAGCGTCGTTTTTAGCAGCCCACTTCCATCACTCACCGTGCAGGACAGCGTACTGGCTTACGCCGTTACTGGTACACCAGGCTTGTCATTCTTCACATCGACGTTCGCTACCACCAGCGTCCCCATTCCCGAGCCGTCTACCGTCACGTTGCTGGGAATCGGTTTGGCCGTGATCGGATGGCGCCGCTGGCGGCGCAAATAG
- a CDS encoding zf-HC2 domain-containing protein yields the protein MRCQELSELILLLVYDELGVADQALVEEHLASCPACRAELSALQATQRLLDLTPARQTQVDLAAVCLRIADRERRSRAWRRWGLGVTSLAASLVALAAVRLLHVEFAPGHVVVAWRQPSPVPPEPAEAPAGQGGGAADIQYAATERAATDGPDSAVSPVYRFDSRKDVVESALLDSRGQALMFSTARGGSLPGASWDARRYAQPITDATRAADRAMNYGDLRRELLDEERVDGPTRNPRGA from the coding sequence ATGCGTTGCCAAGAATTGTCTGAGCTAATCCTGTTGTTGGTCTACGACGAACTTGGTGTCGCCGACCAGGCACTCGTCGAAGAGCATCTGGCCAGCTGTCCGGCATGTCGCGCCGAGCTATCTGCGCTGCAAGCGACGCAGCGGCTGCTCGACCTGACGCCGGCGCGACAAACGCAAGTCGATTTGGCGGCAGTCTGCTTGCGCATTGCCGACCGTGAACGTCGCAGCCGTGCATGGCGGCGTTGGGGGTTGGGTGTTACGAGCCTGGCGGCCAGCCTGGTTGCTTTGGCTGCGGTGCGTTTGCTGCATGTGGAATTCGCGCCAGGGCATGTAGTCGTTGCCTGGCGGCAACCATCCCCCGTGCCGCCCGAACCGGCTGAAGCGCCGGCGGGGCAGGGCGGGGGCGCTGCTGACATTCAATATGCGGCGACAGAGCGCGCTGCCACGGATGGTCCTGATAGTGCGGTGTCGCCGGTTTATCGTTTTGACAGTCGCAAAGATGTCGTTGAATCGGCGTTACTCGACTCGCGCGGTCAGGCGTTGATGTTCAGCACCGCGCGAGGCGGCAGTTTGCCAGGAGCAAGTTGGGATGCGCGACGCTATGCGCAGCCGATTACGGATGCGACCAGGGCTGCGGATCGCGCCATGAACTACGGCGATCTGCGCCGCGAACTGTTGGACGAAGAGAGGGTCGACGGTCCGACTCGTAATCCGCGCGGGGCATGA
- the xylA gene encoding xylose isomerase — protein sequence MAAFPEVSKIRYEGPQSKNPLAFHHYNPDEIVEGKAMKDHFRFSVAYWHTFRGAGADPFGPGTAVRPWEAPVDSVENAINRVHVAFEFMEKLGVPYYCFHDRDVAPEGPTLAESNKNFDAIAKALKEEQQRTGIKLLWGTANLFSNPRYVHGAATSPNADSFAFAAAQVKKALEVTKDLGGQGYTFWGGREGYQNLWNTDMKREVDHLARFMHMAVDYAKAIGFTGQFYFEPKPKEPTKHQYDFDVAACINFLRAYGLEKHIKMNIEANHATLAGHSMHHELEYAAMQGFLGSVDANYGDLMLGWDTDQFPTDIYLTTQIMLVLLKYGGFTTGGLNFDAKVRRESFEPVDLFHAHIGGMDAFARGLKIAAAIRADGRLADMLKTRYSSWDSGVGAEIESGKADFKSLEAYMLKKGDGTPNTSGRQEMLENLINTFV from the coding sequence ATGGCCGCATTCCCCGAAGTTTCGAAGATCCGCTACGAGGGCCCTCAGTCGAAGAATCCGCTCGCTTTTCACCACTACAATCCCGACGAGATTGTGGAGGGCAAGGCGATGAAGGATCACTTCCGCTTTAGCGTGGCCTATTGGCACACCTTCCGCGGCGCCGGCGCCGATCCGTTCGGCCCGGGTACGGCTGTGCGTCCTTGGGAAGCGCCCGTTGACTCGGTCGAGAATGCGATTAATCGCGTCCACGTAGCATTCGAGTTCATGGAGAAGCTGGGCGTTCCCTATTATTGCTTCCACGATCGAGATGTGGCGCCCGAGGGCCCGACACTGGCCGAATCGAACAAGAATTTCGACGCCATCGCCAAGGCTCTCAAGGAGGAGCAACAGCGGACGGGCATCAAGCTGCTGTGGGGCACGGCCAACTTGTTCAGCAACCCTCGCTACGTTCACGGGGCCGCGACCAGCCCTAATGCTGATTCGTTCGCCTTTGCCGCGGCCCAGGTCAAGAAGGCCCTCGAGGTTACCAAGGATCTAGGTGGCCAAGGCTATACGTTCTGGGGAGGCCGCGAGGGTTATCAGAATCTGTGGAACACCGACATGAAGCGCGAGGTCGACCACCTGGCCCGTTTCATGCATATGGCGGTCGATTATGCCAAGGCCATCGGCTTCACCGGCCAGTTCTACTTCGAGCCCAAGCCGAAGGAACCGACCAAGCATCAATACGACTTCGACGTGGCAGCTTGCATCAATTTCCTCAGAGCATACGGCCTAGAGAAGCATATAAAGATGAACATCGAGGCCAATCATGCCACGCTGGCCGGCCACTCGATGCATCACGAGTTGGAATATGCCGCGATGCAGGGATTCCTGGGTTCGGTCGACGCCAACTACGGCGACCTGATGCTTGGCTGGGACACGGATCAGTTTCCGACCGACATCTATCTCACGACGCAAATCATGCTCGTACTGTTGAAGTACGGCGGCTTCACGACAGGCGGCTTGAACTTCGACGCTAAAGTTCGCCGCGAGAGCTTTGAGCCGGTCGATCTATTCCACGCCCACATCGGCGGCATGGACGCCTTCGCCCGTGGCTTGAAGATTGCCGCTGCGATTCGCGCCGATGGTCGGCTGGCCGACATGCTGAAAACACGCTACAGCAGTTGGGATAGCGGTGTGGGGGCCGAGATCGAGTCGGGCAAGGCGGACTTCAAGTCGCTCGAGGCCTACATGCTGAAGAAGGGGGACGGCACCCCCAACACCAGCGGCCGGCAAGAGATGCTCGAAAACCTGATCAACACGTTTGTATAG
- a CDS encoding methyltransferase domain-containing protein, translating to MSTISQPGANRMPSGKKGYKGLPLEGMMARWYAKITGRNRDEFRKAAEMVHAQVPRGGNVLEVAPGPGYLAIDLAQIGDCHVTGLDISRSFIEIATQNAKDAGAEVVFHHGDAATMPLDDDAFDFIICRAAFKNFAQPVQALDEMYRVLKPGGRALIVDLAKDASMADINVHVNAMQIGALNSAITRFVFRHMLLKRAYRQEDFQRMARESRFGSCRICAEDISLEVWLTKPAT from the coding sequence ATGAGTACGATTAGCCAGCCTGGCGCAAACAGGATGCCTTCTGGCAAAAAAGGCTATAAGGGCCTGCCATTGGAAGGAATGATGGCCCGCTGGTACGCCAAGATCACGGGTCGAAACCGTGACGAGTTTCGCAAGGCTGCCGAAATGGTGCACGCCCAGGTTCCGCGCGGCGGCAATGTGCTGGAGGTTGCACCGGGCCCGGGCTATCTCGCAATCGACCTGGCCCAGATCGGCGACTGCCATGTTACGGGCTTGGACATCAGCCGATCATTCATCGAGATCGCCACACAGAACGCGAAAGACGCCGGAGCAGAGGTCGTCTTTCATCACGGCGATGCGGCGACCATGCCGCTGGACGATGACGCGTTTGATTTCATCATCTGTCGTGCGGCTTTTAAGAACTTTGCCCAACCCGTCCAGGCCTTGGACGAGATGTATCGCGTTCTCAAGCCGGGCGGCAGGGCGTTGATCGTCGATCTGGCCAAAGATGCATCCATGGCGGATATCAACGTGCATGTGAACGCGATGCAGATCGGGGCATTGAATTCCGCGATTACTCGGTTCGTCTTCCGGCACATGCTGCTTAAGCGTGCCTATCGTCAAGAAGATTTCCAACGCATGGCACGCGAGAGCCGGTTTGGATCGTGTCGAATCTGCGCCGAAGATATCAGCCTGGAAGTCTGGCTAACCAAGCCCGCGACCTGA
- a CDS encoding SDR family NAD(P)-dependent oxidoreductase — protein MPDWQGKVVLVTGGSSGLGRAIAAAFAARKARVVIAARGAEALERVAVELRQQGLDVTAIPADLTDQASVESLVAQVIAGFGRLDVLVNNAGRSSRRAVLDTTPEDFQALMDLNLLGVVRLTRAAASHLLSSHGHLVNIGSLAGKSATRYMGAYPASKFALSAYSQQLRLELAPQGLHVLLVCPGPIARDEPRSSHSERAQENVEGIPESARKPGAGVKVTQLRPEDLAERIVRACERRNPELIVPGKARLLFAISALSARWGDWLVRRMTS, from the coding sequence ATGCCCGATTGGCAGGGAAAAGTTGTATTGGTGACCGGCGGATCGAGCGGCTTGGGCCGTGCGATTGCCGCCGCGTTCGCGGCGCGCAAGGCGCGCGTGGTGATCGCGGCCCGCGGCGCCGAGGCGCTCGAGCGCGTGGCTGTCGAACTCCGGCAGCAAGGGCTCGACGTCACCGCGATCCCGGCCGATCTGACCGACCAGGCATCGGTCGAGTCGCTCGTAGCTCAAGTCATTGCTGGCTTCGGCCGGCTCGATGTACTGGTCAACAACGCGGGGAGATCGAGCCGCCGCGCCGTCCTCGATACCACGCCTGAGGATTTTCAGGCGCTCATGGATTTGAATTTGCTCGGGGTGGTTCGTCTGACGCGTGCTGCCGCCAGCCATTTGCTCTCCTCCCACGGCCACCTGGTGAACATCGGGTCGCTCGCCGGCAAGTCGGCCACGAGGTACATGGGGGCCTATCCGGCCAGTAAATTCGCACTTAGTGCTTATTCGCAGCAACTGCGCTTGGAACTCGCGCCCCAAGGACTGCACGTGCTCCTGGTGTGCCCAGGTCCGATTGCACGCGACGAACCGCGCTCGTCGCACAGCGAGCGTGCCCAAGAGAATGTCGAGGGCATTCCGGAAAGTGCCCGAAAACCGGGGGCCGGCGTGAAGGTGACGCAGCTGCGCCCTGAAGATTTGGCCGAACGCATCGTGCGCGCCTGCGAACGGCGAAACCCAGAGTTGATTGTGCCGGGCAAGGCGCGACTGCTCTTTGCAATCTCGGCACTTTCAGCGCGCTGGGGAGATTGGCTGGTACGGCGGATGACCAGTTGA
- a CDS encoding tRNA-dihydrouridine synthase, with product MIGNVVVDPPVLQAPMAGFTNFAYRQIVREFGGAGLQATEMVSARGFLAKDERDGEFPDRLWGVKDEPRPLAVQIWDNDPGTLAAVGARLAHEFKVSVVDINFGCPVKQITVAAQSGSYLLKCPDRVGAIVERVVAACAPTPVTAKIRLGCTRDNITAFEIAQVVESAGAAALTVHGRTAQDFFKGSADWDRISAIKPYLKRIPLIGNGDLDSAAKVVDALTRYDVDGVMIARAALSKPWLFRQAQAALRGEPVPPDPTLAEERELLVHHYALVCERFGPARGTILMRRFACCYAQGRPGAREFRTRVSQMATPQDFAAIVDKYFPQASLLREATEAEAV from the coding sequence ATGATCGGCAACGTGGTGGTCGATCCGCCGGTCCTACAGGCACCGATGGCGGGCTTCACCAATTTCGCCTATCGGCAGATCGTCCGTGAGTTTGGTGGCGCTGGGCTGCAAGCTACCGAAATGGTCAGCGCCCGCGGCTTTCTGGCCAAAGACGAGCGCGACGGCGAGTTTCCTGATCGGTTATGGGGCGTCAAGGATGAGCCACGCCCGCTGGCCGTACAAATTTGGGACAACGATCCAGGCACGTTGGCGGCCGTCGGTGCGCGGCTGGCACACGAATTCAAAGTCAGCGTGGTGGATATCAACTTCGGCTGCCCGGTCAAGCAGATCACCGTGGCGGCGCAAAGTGGCAGCTATCTATTGAAATGCCCTGACCGCGTGGGCGCGATCGTCGAGCGCGTCGTGGCGGCCTGCGCGCCCACGCCCGTCACGGCCAAAATCCGACTAGGGTGCACGCGTGACAACATCACGGCGTTCGAGATCGCCCAGGTCGTCGAGTCAGCCGGGGCCGCGGCACTCACGGTTCACGGCCGCACAGCGCAGGACTTTTTCAAGGGCTCGGCTGATTGGGACCGAATTTCGGCGATCAAGCCCTACCTGAAGCGGATTCCGCTGATCGGCAACGGCGACCTGGACTCGGCGGCCAAGGTGGTGGACGCGTTGACCCGCTACGACGTCGATGGCGTGATGATCGCGCGCGCGGCACTGTCAAAGCCGTGGCTGTTCCGCCAGGCGCAGGCGGCGCTACGAGGCGAGCCCGTGCCTCCTGACCCGACGCTGGCGGAAGAGCGAGAACTATTGGTGCATCATTACGCGCTGGTGTGCGAACGCTTCGGCCCGGCGCGCGGCACGATCTTGATGCGGCGATTTGCCTGCTGCTACGCCCAAGGCCGCCCCGGCGCGCGGGAATTTCGCACGCGCGTCTCACAGATGGCAACTCCGCAAGATTTCGCGGCCATCGTGGATAAGTACTTCCCGCAGGCTAGCCTTTTGCGCGAGGCGACCGAAGCCGAAGCGGTCTGA
- a CDS encoding sigma-70 family RNA polymerase sigma factor: protein MSSSAAATDHELMRRCQFGDAVAFEVLVRRWQGPIGRMVGHLLPPGADIDDLCQEVFVRVLRAREHYQPNHSFSTWMYQIALNVARDSRRRAGRRPQEPLAARDVASGEPGPDDSLERQETSTAVAAAVAALPERLREVLVLKHFGKLSFSEVAIATGLPLGTVKSRMQAAFVQLRVELRRLGITESE from the coding sequence ATGAGTTCCTCGGCCGCTGCCACGGACCACGAATTGATGCGCCGCTGCCAATTCGGCGATGCGGTCGCATTCGAGGTGCTGGTGCGCCGCTGGCAAGGGCCCATCGGCCGGATGGTCGGCCACCTGCTGCCGCCAGGCGCAGATATCGACGACTTGTGCCAAGAGGTGTTCGTCCGTGTCCTGCGGGCGCGCGAACATTATCAACCCAACCATTCGTTCTCGACCTGGATGTATCAAATCGCGCTGAACGTTGCTCGCGATAGCCGGCGGCGTGCCGGTCGTCGTCCGCAGGAGCCGCTTGCCGCGCGCGACGTCGCCTCTGGCGAGCCTGGCCCGGATGATTCGCTCGAGCGACAAGAAACGTCGACGGCGGTAGCTGCCGCCGTGGCCGCACTGCCCGAGCGATTGCGTGAGGTACTCGTGTTGAAACACTTTGGAAAACTTTCTTTCAGCGAAGTGGCGATCGCCACCGGTTTGCCCCTCGGCACGGTGAAATCACGTATGCAGGCGGCATTCGTGCAACTGCGTGTCGAGTTGCGCCGTCTTGGAATCACAGAATCGGAATGA
- a CDS encoding PEP-CTERM sorting domain-containing protein: MTVLAVALLLNVSGIAQATMMSIPGLFNTGVDGTGTPLAAGVVDPHYALISSDDLSFPGPNALVTDSPLPAGWTPNTPTAQWISPNALQTPTDNGAAGFGNAVGTYIYDLPFNMAGLDPTQATITGSWAVDTIGLIYLNGAYVGFTTNLNGSGTPTPFSVPVGSNFGSGVNHLDFVVINAAPGSTGLIVQGLGGSAPGIPEPSTIVLAGLGFVSLVVVRLRRRKSS, from the coding sequence GTGACGGTCCTCGCCGTCGCCTTGCTACTCAACGTGTCCGGAATCGCCCAGGCGACGATGATGTCGATACCTGGCCTGTTTAACACCGGTGTGGATGGCACTGGCACCCCGCTAGCCGCGGGTGTAGTCGATCCTCACTATGCGCTGATTTCCAGCGACGATTTGTCCTTCCCTGGTCCGAACGCCCTCGTCACGGACTCGCCATTGCCTGCCGGGTGGACGCCCAACACACCGACCGCTCAATGGATCAGCCCGAACGCTTTGCAAACACCAACTGACAATGGTGCGGCAGGGTTCGGCAATGCGGTCGGCACCTATATTTATGATTTGCCGTTCAACATGGCCGGCCTCGATCCGACCCAAGCTACGATCACCGGTTCGTGGGCGGTCGACACGATTGGTTTGATCTACCTGAATGGCGCCTATGTCGGCTTTACGACAAATCTTAACGGTTCGGGGACGCCTACTCCCTTCTCGGTTCCGGTTGGATCCAATTTTGGATCCGGCGTAAACCACCTCGACTTCGTCGTGATCAACGCAGCCCCCGGTTCGACTGGCTTGATCGTGCAGGGACTCGGCGGTAGTGCCCCGGGCATTCCCGAGCCATCCACAATCGTGCTGGCCGGCTTGGGCTTTGTCAGCCTGGTCGTGGTGCGGTTGCGTCGTCGCAAAAGTTCGTAG
- a CDS encoding DUF1559 domain-containing protein, translating to MRLKIIFSTTIACACVTLSGMLAAAQEKAGAGLAQTIAAIVDDQTFLVAHVDLDELDAGAGLDRLSHILKLSDSYLAALSLSKMALVDTVSKLKKSGAQELFLVSSIADLPGVPYVLAVPVDAKTDTAPIVAQLGIPLLHGAQGAAHHRVGNLLLIGGSQAIERLKNIKPTPRPELAAACDAIAGSTAKLLLVPPADVRRIIEEILPNLPAQLGGGATRILTQGALWGAVGFDLSPKKMAARAVVQSADPAAAVALNVELSRILQAVGQSSEMQRLVPKFAEFAQAIKPTVSGDRLTLELNEANDGLSALSSLLAPPVEAARAAATRYRSTNNLKQIMLAMLNYSSANNNRFPARASHSADGKPLLSWRVHILPYLVGRDGNALYKQFKLDEPWDSEHNRKLIDRMPDVLRSPLSTAGAGQTTYVVPVLEGGIFGGRESLEFKQIVDGTSNTIAVVEADDDHAVVWTKPDDIEIDVSDPAHGLRRATINGFLAAMADGSVRFLAADLGADILKPAFTANGREPVRLP from the coding sequence ATGCGCTTAAAGATCATTTTTTCGACAACGATCGCCTGTGCATGTGTCACGTTGAGTGGCATGCTCGCGGCCGCGCAGGAAAAAGCCGGGGCCGGCCTGGCCCAGACTATCGCAGCGATTGTGGACGACCAAACGTTTCTCGTTGCGCACGTCGACCTGGACGAGCTCGATGCCGGTGCAGGGCTCGATCGATTGAGCCACATATTGAAGTTGTCTGATAGTTATCTTGCGGCGCTATCGCTGTCGAAGATGGCGCTAGTCGATACGGTGTCCAAGCTAAAAAAATCCGGCGCGCAAGAACTGTTCTTGGTATCTAGCATTGCTGACTTACCGGGGGTGCCGTACGTTCTTGCCGTGCCAGTCGATGCCAAAACGGATACAGCTCCGATCGTTGCACAATTGGGTATTCCCCTGTTGCATGGCGCACAAGGCGCGGCGCATCATCGGGTAGGCAATCTGCTATTGATCGGCGGTTCCCAAGCGATCGAACGCTTGAAGAACATCAAGCCGACGCCGCGCCCCGAGTTGGCCGCCGCCTGCGACGCGATTGCCGGCAGCACCGCAAAACTATTGCTGGTGCCGCCCGCCGATGTGCGCCGCATCATCGAAGAGATATTGCCTAACTTGCCCGCGCAACTTGGTGGAGGCGCGACTCGCATCTTGACGCAAGGAGCATTGTGGGGCGCGGTCGGCTTTGACTTGTCGCCAAAAAAGATGGCCGCGCGTGCCGTCGTACAATCCGCTGATCCAGCGGCAGCCGTGGCGCTGAACGTCGAGCTCTCCAGAATATTGCAAGCCGTCGGACAAAGTTCCGAAATGCAGCGGCTCGTCCCCAAGTTCGCAGAGTTTGCCCAGGCAATCAAGCCGACAGTCTCGGGCGATCGACTGACCTTGGAATTGAATGAAGCCAATGATGGATTATCGGCCCTGTCCTCGCTTCTGGCGCCACCGGTCGAAGCGGCGCGTGCTGCGGCAACACGTTACAGATCGACGAACAACCTGAAGCAGATTATGTTGGCTATGCTCAATTATTCCAGCGCCAACAACAACAGATTTCCTGCCCGTGCGAGCCATTCTGCGGATGGCAAGCCGCTGCTGAGCTGGCGGGTGCACATTTTGCCGTACCTGGTCGGTCGCGACGGTAATGCGCTTTACAAGCAATTCAAGCTCGACGAGCCCTGGGACAGCGAGCACAACCGCAAGCTGATCGATCGGATGCCGGATGTGTTGCGCAGTCCGCTGTCGACGGCCGGCGCCGGACAGACAACTTACGTCGTGCCGGTGCTAGAGGGGGGCATCTTTGGCGGCCGCGAATCTCTCGAATTCAAGCAAATCGTCGACGGTACAAGTAATACGATCGCCGTCGTCGAGGCAGATGATGACCACGCCGTGGTGTGGACCAAACCCGACGATATCGAGATCGACGTTAGCGATCCGGCGCACGGGCTGCGGCGAGCGACGATCAACGGCTTTCTGGCTGCCATGGCCGACGGTAGCGTGCGATTTCTCGCCGCCGATCTGGGTGCGGACATATTGAAGCCCGCGTTTACGGCAAACGGCAGGGAACCGGTTCGTTTGCCCTAA
- a CDS encoding DUF6174 domain-containing protein translates to MSSRRDGKSLPSDVTNVTQTRRLGVRSIFLGFAGGSVLALAVLLGVLIARREPSVPMVTREELAAAERLWQTHGPASYTMDLLIGGRQPGPVHIEVSDGTVTRMTRDGVTPSQRRTWEYWTVPEQFETIRQDFDSAETAGGFGAAPGTQTILKADFDPQYGYPRRYQRFVLASKTPAQSPSLAPIESSAGADLDVDWRVTRFEAGK, encoded by the coding sequence ATGTCGTCGAGACGCGACGGTAAGAGCCTTCCGAGCGATGTAACCAACGTGACGCAGACGCGACGCCTGGGAGTTCGGTCGATCTTCCTTGGTTTCGCGGGCGGGTCGGTCTTGGCACTTGCTGTCTTGTTGGGGGTGCTGATCGCGCGGCGCGAGCCATCGGTGCCGATGGTCACGCGTGAAGAATTGGCCGCCGCCGAGCGACTTTGGCAAACGCATGGTCCGGCCAGCTATACGATGGACCTGTTGATCGGTGGTCGGCAGCCCGGGCCGGTCCACATTGAAGTGAGTGACGGCACCGTCACGCGCATGACACGCGACGGGGTCACACCGTCGCAACGTCGCACTTGGGAATACTGGACGGTGCCCGAGCAGTTCGAGACGATCCGCCAAGATTTCGATTCCGCGGAGACCGCCGGTGGATTTGGCGCGGCGCCCGGCACGCAAACGATTTTAAAGGCCGACTTCGACCCGCAGTACGGCTACCCGCGGCGCTACCAGCGTTTCGTCCTGGCGTCCAAGACGCCTGCGCAGTCTCCGTCTCTCGCACCAATTGAGTCTTCAGCGGGCGCCGATCTCGACGTCGACTGGCGCGTCACGCGCTTCGAGGCCGGGAAATGA
- a CDS encoding dipeptidase: MKRPRYSICVLAIVALLGARREATADESPTPAKNPTRPPIVLSDAARELHRSALLIDGHNDLPWQLRTKGDSGFDKLDISQPQPSLDTDLSRLRAGGVGAQFWSAYAPVETINRGEAAKVTLEQIDLIRRLVARYPDDLELALTADDIERIHRSGKIASLIGVEGGHAIENSLASLRRLYDLGVRYMTLAHSDTLDWVDSATDAPRSDGLSPFGEDVVRTMNDLGMLVDISHISAAAMKDALRVSRAPVIASHSSAFGVAPHPRNVPDDVLRELPQNGGVVMVNFYSGFIVPERAVIGAKMIAERMARRAATGQAKDEGEASSVFRSTREQEQLPAGSVHTLVDHIEHIIKVAGIDHVGIGSDYDGVTKLPVQLEDVSCYPYITQELLNRGHSADDIRKILGSNFLRAFRQAERVSAAGQRASPK, from the coding sequence ATGAAACGCCCCCGCTATTCGATCTGCGTGCTTGCGATCGTTGCCCTGCTAGGAGCAAGACGCGAGGCCACGGCTGACGAATCCCCGACGCCTGCCAAAAATCCAACCAGGCCACCCATTGTGCTGTCGGACGCCGCGCGCGAATTGCACAGAAGCGCTTTGTTGATCGACGGACACAACGACCTCCCCTGGCAATTGCGCACCAAGGGAGACTCTGGCTTCGATAAGCTCGATATCTCGCAGCCGCAACCTTCGCTCGACACGGACTTGTCGCGATTGCGGGCCGGTGGCGTTGGCGCGCAATTCTGGTCGGCGTACGCACCGGTCGAAACGATTAACCGCGGCGAGGCGGCCAAGGTCACGCTCGAGCAGATCGACCTGATTCGGCGGCTGGTGGCCCGTTATCCTGACGATCTGGAACTTGCGCTCACGGCAGACGACATCGAGCGCATCCATCGGTCGGGCAAAATCGCTTCGCTGATCGGCGTGGAAGGAGGGCATGCGATCGAGAATTCGCTGGCCTCGCTGCGCAGGCTGTACGACCTGGGCGTCCGTTACATGACGTTGGCCCATTCCGATACGCTCGATTGGGTCGATTCCGCCACCGACGCGCCACGATCGGACGGGCTATCCCCGTTCGGAGAGGACGTGGTACGCACGATGAATGATTTGGGAATGCTGGTCGACATTTCCCATATCTCGGCTGCGGCCATGAAGGACGCATTACGGGTCAGCCGGGCTCCGGTGATTGCCTCGCACTCGTCGGCGTTCGGTGTGGCGCCGCATCCTCGTAATGTACCGGATGACGTGCTGCGTGAACTTCCGCAGAATGGCGGTGTCGTGATGGTCAATTTCTATTCGGGGTTCATCGTGCCCGAGCGTGCGGTGATCGGTGCCAAAATGATTGCCGAGCGAATGGCCCGGCGTGCCGCGACCGGGCAGGCAAAGGACGAAGGCGAGGCGAGTTCGGTGTTCCGGTCGACGCGCGAACAGGAGCAACTGCCGGCCGGCAGCGTGCATACCCTGGTCGACCATATCGAACATATAATCAAGGTGGCCGGAATCGACCACGTTGGCATCGGATCGGATTACGACGGAGTCACAAAACTGCCCGTCCAGCTCGAAGACGTCTCCTGCTACCCTTACATCACTCAGGAACTGCTCAACCGCGGGCATAGTGCGGACGACATTCGCAAGATTTTAGGGAGTAACTTCCTGCGTGCGTTCCGGCAAGCCGAACGCGTCTCCGCAGCCGGACAAAGGGCAAGTCCG
- a CDS encoding putative quinol monooxygenase, which translates to MICANIWLTVKDAKDIPEIRELLREQGRLSRAEPGCLRFEVYHSTVDETRFLLVERWESTDALDLHRKAKAYTEIYQPKVLPKVDRQGHVSTIIE; encoded by the coding sequence ATGATCTGCGCCAACATCTGGTTAACTGTGAAGGACGCCAAAGACATTCCCGAAATTCGCGAACTGTTGCGCGAACAGGGGCGCCTTTCTCGGGCTGAGCCCGGCTGCCTGCGGTTCGAGGTCTATCACTCGACGGTCGACGAAACGCGGTTTCTGCTCGTCGAACGTTGGGAGTCGACCGACGCACTCGACCTGCACCGTAAGGCCAAAGCCTACACCGAGATCTACCAGCCCAAAGTGCTACCCAAGGTCGACCGGCAAGGGCATGTTTCGACAATCATCGAGTGA